A DNA window from Pongo abelii isolate AG06213 chromosome 2, NHGRI_mPonAbe1-v2.0_pri, whole genome shotgun sequence contains the following coding sequences:
- the LOC103890273 gene encoding uncharacterized protein LOC103890273: MSVGKAIERTGECWRDVCYFNVSEILFLVCTPCPRLRCYPGHQVCPWAPAAADHVLGVEDTRQGESNWKKCKALQRRPIKSSLFCSLFSCFCILGILLNWGETKMPRSQILQLSSCKMSNERTKVCWILYC, encoded by the exons ATGAGTGTGGGGAAAGCCATAGAAAGGACCGGTGAATGCTGGCGTGATGTGTGTTATTTTAACGTTTCTGAAATCCTGTTCTTAGTCTGCACACCTTGTCCGAGGCTCCGATGTTATCCAG GTCACCAGGTATGCCCCTGGGCTCCTGCCGCAGCTGATCATGTGCTAGGTGTTGAGGATACACG tcagGGAGAAAGCAATTGGAAGAAATGCAAAGCTCTTCAAAGGAGACCTATAAAgtcatctttgttttgttcactcttCTCATGTTTCTGCATTCTGGGCATTCTCCTAAATTGGGGAGAAACCAAAATGCCCAGAAGTCAAATTCTGCAACTGTCATCATGCAAAATGTCAAATGAGAGAACCAAAGTATGCTGGATTCTATATTGTTAG